A segment of the Lycium ferocissimum isolate CSIRO_LF1 chromosome 5, AGI_CSIRO_Lferr_CH_V1, whole genome shotgun sequence genome:
tatatatgttcaCCCGTTCGGTGAAAATCCTGTCTCCACTGGTGGTTGAGGCAATGGCAAAGGAACTAAAGAACCGTGCTTGGTGAAGTAAGAGTGCTAGGGCTGAGAAGAATAGAAGAGCACCATGCAAAAGAAGCGGGCGATAGAGGGAAATTAGCCAACGGACTACACAATCCAAAATAATTTTCTGATAGATTCCGTGGCGCTACATGTGATATTTCTGGTGCCTCATTTGTCGAGACATTGTAGGGTGCACTAGAGGAAGAAGGAAACGGGCGAAGGAACTCGCGCCATTGTGCTgcaatattattattatcatcatttcTTTGTAATGAAACCAGTGAGAGGTCAAGTGGTGGAGGAGCTACATCTTGTAAACGCCTCGAATTGAAAGAACGAGAGACCGATATAGAGCCAGAGCCAGAGCCAGAACCATAATCAGAACTAGAGATAGAATTATTGGAGACGGATTGAAACTCAGGTGCTGCGGTTAGCATTTGGACAATTTCCTTGAAATTAACAGGTTCCACTCTGTAGATTTTAGGAGGTGTTGGTGGCAATGGTGCAATTGGTTGTTTGGTCATTGGTTTTGCTGGGAGCCTACGAACTCCATGGAGTGAGGAATAATATGAgggcaattttttatttttcttttgttcttgtgGATATGTGGAAAATGGAGTAGAActagaggaggaagaagaagaagaagaaatagcaTATGAATAAGAatccattttatttttctatgttCCAAACTTTTGTGGTAAGTTTGTCTTAGCAGGAAACCTTAACAAGAAAACATATGCAGCTTTTGCATTTGCTTATGTATAGAGAAATAAGATTATTAAAAGGATATCTGAAAAAGATAGATGggatttaaaataattaaagaagaaTCATTAAGCGTCGGCTTTTGCTGAATGGGATTCATGTTACATAATAACTTGCCATGTCTGTCTGGTGCTACTGCTTATATTtgacttttattttaaaaatgccTCCATTATTGTTTCTTTCTTGCATATATAGTCCCGAagatatctttattttttttgggtttccaCCCGGTGTCCGATATTCACATTAGAGTCTGACTATATTCGGATATGTGCCGCGTAGGGCCCATTTTTTGAGGGGAAGCGCTCCCTATCAAGGGTTTTTCCATACCCAAGGCTCTAACCCGAGACCTCTGGTTAAGAGAGGAGCAACTCTATCCACTGCACCATATCCTTTGGTGGTTGTCCCGAGGGATATCACTCTGTTctatctgatttttttttctcttttttgtttacatTTCACTGGACCACTAATTCAATTTCGTATTGCATAAGGGATGCACATTTAAGGAAGAAACGTTCTTTATCATAGATTTTTCTGTTCTTGGGGCTTGAACTTGAGATCTCTAGTTAATGTTAAAGACATtatccatctcatcacatcccTTGTCGGTGCTCTGTTCTGTTTGTACTAAAATTCCATATAAGTTAGTTGATCAATAATATCCATTAAGCATCAAGTACTGAAATGCAGGTGATGAAACCGATTTTACAAATATtagttacgtgtttggatagaaatact
Coding sequences within it:
- the LOC132058552 gene encoding uncharacterized protein LOC132058552, which encodes MDSYSYAISSSSSSSSSSTPFSTYPQEQKKNKKLPSYYSSLHGVRRLPAKPMTKQPIAPLPPTPPKIYRVEPVNFKEIVQMLTAAPEFQSVSNNSISSSDYGSGSGSGSISVSRSFNSRRLQDVAPPPLDLSLVSLQRNDDNNNIAAQWREFLRPFPSSSSAPYNVSTNEAPEISHVAPRNLSENYFGLCSPLANFPLSPASFAWCSSILLSPSTLTSPSTVL